One window from the genome of Parasteatoda tepidariorum isolate YZ-2023 chromosome 8, CAS_Ptep_4.0, whole genome shotgun sequence encodes:
- the LOC107450775 gene encoding 2-aminoethanethiol dioxygenase, whose protein sequence is MSSLVEVIAKQAQATFSKSLTEENFAESFTKLIRNVARIRSSDLKLNKETIRTINSGNSSKSLAPVTYIEVAENQCFSMGIFLLKSGARIPLHDHPGMHGVLKVIQGTLKISSYSALSKVPGEVKLPQDISNRIKSSQKDRLIPVEKHSPENVTDKDEPCVLRPKESNFHEICAIGGTAAFLDILAPPYDMKERDCHYYVPLETNKTDSEVKTWLLRTSPPTDFWCDAAPYTGPKVSL, encoded by the coding sequence atGTCTTCGTTGGTTGAAGTAATAGCGAAACAAGCGCAAgctacattttcaaaaagtttgacGGAAGAAAACTTCGCAGAAAGTTTTACCAAACTAATTAGAAATGTTGCTAGAATACGTTCCTCCGATTTGAAGCTAAACAAAGAAACTATTAGGACTATAAACAGTGGAAATTCATCAAAATCCTTAGCTCCCGTGACATATATCGAAGTTGCGGAGAATCAGTGCTTCTCGATGGGTATATTTCTACTAAAAAGCGGTGCTAGAATACCGTTGCATGATCATCCCGGTATGCACGGTGTACTGAAAGTCATACAAGgtacattgaaaatttcttcCTATAGTGCTTTGTCCAAGGTTCCTGGAGAGGTTAAATTGCCCCAAGACATCAGCAACAGAATCAAAAGTTCTCAAAAAGATCGGCTAATTCCTGTTGAAAAGCACTCTCCAGAAAATGTGACTGACAAAGATGAGCCTTGTGTTTTAAGACCGAAAGAGTCTAATTTTCACGAAATTTGCGCTATTGGTGGGACTGCAGCATTCTTAGATATTCTAGCACCTCCTTACGATATGAAAGAAAGAGACTGCCATTATTACGTTCCCTTAGAAACCAATAAAACTGACTCTGAGGTTAAAACTTGGTTACTAAGAACCTCTCCTCCTACTGACTTTTGGTGTGATGCTGCACCATATACTGGTCCTAAAGTAAGCTTATAG
- the LOC107454444 gene encoding ras-related protein Rab-28 gives MADGQYSGERQFKFLLIGNEAVGKTCIALQFTQEKFEKNYKPTIGVDFFMKHVSLPGGLNITIQLWDIGGMSLKGEMLDKYLYGAHAVLFVYDITNCNSFSDLEDWMQAVHQVFKEELIMPHLALLSNKGDLEHSRTVKLDRHLKFALDNAMSSHSVSAKTGESIALCFQKIAGELLGIRLTRSEQETVQPVVKAEIVQTASMVPEVKASPCKANKNNSTVCTVQ, from the exons ATGGCTGATGGCCAATATTCTGGCGAAAGACAATTTAAGTTTCTGCTGATAGGAAATGAAGCTGTTGGAAAA ACATGCATAGCATTGCAGTTTACgcaagaaaaatttgaaaaaaattacaaaccaaCTATTGGAGTTGACTTTTTTATGAAGCATGTTAGCCTGCCTG gtGGTTTGAATATTACTATTCAGCTTTGGGACATTGGAGGAATGTCTTTGAAAGGAGAAATGTTggataaatatttgtatggtgCCCAT GCAGTACTTTTTGTGTATGATATCACAAATTGCAACAGTTTTTCGGATCTTGAAGATTGGATGCAAGCAGTGCATCAAGTTTTCAAAGAAGAGCTTATAATGCCACATTTAGCGTTACTTAGCAATAAAG GTGATCTAGAACACAGTAGAACAGTCAAATTAGATCggcatttaaaatttgctttagatAATGCAATGTCTTCCCACTCTGTCTCAGCTAAAACTGGTGAATCT attgcattatgctttcaaaaaattgctgGTGAACTGTTAGGGATTCGTTTGACTCGTTCTGAGCAAGAAACTGTTCAGCCTGTAGTGAAAGCTGAAATTGTTCAAACTGCATCTATGGTTCCGGAAGTAAAAGCTAGTCCATGTAAAGCTAATAAAAACAACAGCACAGTATGCACAGTTCAGTAA